One stretch of Francisella sp. LA112445 DNA includes these proteins:
- the aroQ gene encoding type II 3-dehydroquinate dehydratase, which produces MSILVINGPNLNLLGTREPETYGYKTLADINKDLADTADKSNISIDFFQSNHEGEIVDKIHKSSVDIIIINPAAYTHTSVAIRDAFLGTSKPFIEIHLSNIYNREEFRTKSLLSDIAYGCIFGFGANGYTLALIEAINYINMKGE; this is translated from the coding sequence TGGTCCAAACCTTAACCTACTTGGGACTAGAGAACCTGAAACCTATGGATATAAGACACTTGCTGATATAAACAAAGATCTTGCTGATACTGCTGATAAGAGTAATATATCTATTGATTTTTTCCAAAGTAATCACGAAGGTGAGATTGTAGATAAGATACATAAATCATCAGTAGATATTATAATTATAAATCCTGCTGCATACACACATACAAGCGTTGCAATAAGAGATGCTTTTTTAGGCACAAGTAAGCCTTTTATTGAAATACATTTATCTAATATATATAATAGAGAGGAATTTAGGACTAAGTCGCTTCTATCAGACATAGCTTATGGATGTATATTTGGGTTTGGGGCAAATGGTTACACACTAGCTTTAATAGAAGCAATAAACTACATTAATATGAAAGGAGAGTAG
- the accB gene encoding acetyl-CoA carboxylase biotin carboxyl carrier protein — protein sequence MDLLKAIDKVAEILKSSDIREIKVKDGGSSIFMTKNDTATTSFVSAPVASSVAPATVAAPAASSAPASSAPAASQVEEQEVNGEEVKSPMVGTFYSAPSPDAAPYVKEGQEVKKGDVLCIIEAMKIMNKIEAEKAGKIVKVLAKDGDAIQFDQPLFIIE from the coding sequence ATGGATTTATTAAAAGCAATTGACAAGGTAGCTGAAATTCTTAAATCAAGCGACATCAGAGAAATCAAAGTTAAAGATGGTGGTTCAAGCATCTTTATGACAAAGAACGATACAGCTACAACAAGCTTTGTTTCCGCACCAGTTGCTAGCAGTGTTGCTCCTGCTACTGTTGCAGCTCCTGCTGCTAGCAGTGCTCCTGCATCATCAGCTCCTGCAGCTTCACAAGTAGAAGAACAAGAAGTTAATGGAGAAGAAGTTAAATCTCCTATGGTTGGTACTTTCTATAGTGCTCCTTCACCTGATGCTGCTCCTTATGTTAAAGAAGGACAAGAAGTTAAAAAAGGTGATGTACTATGTATTATCGAAGCAATGAAAATCATGAACAAGATTGAAGCAGAAAAAGCTGGAAAAATTGTTAAAGTGCTAGCTAAAGATGGTGATGCTATACAGTTCGATCAACCTCTATTTATAATCGAGTAA